A single genomic interval of Psychroserpens sp. NJDZ02 harbors:
- a CDS encoding alpha-amylase family glycosyl hydrolase, which translates to MKKGILLIAITMLAFSCKTETKEAQNLADNQKPKTMETPFVWEAANLYFLLTDRFNNGDKTNDINYGRTKETGILRGFEGGDLKGITQKIEAGYFTNLGVNAIWMSPIVEQIHGATNEGTGNTYGYHGYWTKDWTNIDANLGTKADLKNLVDAAHKKGIRVLLDAVINHTGPVTEKDPVWPSDWVRIGPQCDYKNYDNTVTCTLVKNLPDIKTESNEAVALPPELVKKWKAEGRYEQEVAELDAFFKATGYPRAPRFYIMKWLSDYITDFGIDGYRVDTVKHTEAYVWQEFKSVCDNAFAEFKQNNPDKVLDDNDFYMVGEVYNYGISAGTAFDFGDKKVNYFDKAFNSLINFEFKWDAAQKSYETQFKGYGSILNSNLKGYGILNYLTSHDDGQPFDANREKPFETATRLLLAPGTSQIYYGDESARDLTIEGTIGDATLRSNMNWNELSQKQDIVIHWQKLGQFRRNHPAVGAGQHKMISELPYVFSRSYSKNDFKDDVIIGLDLPEGEQTITVSSVFKNGTTVKDFYSGETFTVANGTITIATDTNIILLEKANN; encoded by the coding sequence ATGAAAAAAGGGATACTTTTAATAGCAATTACAATGCTTGCTTTCAGTTGTAAAACTGAGACAAAAGAAGCACAAAACTTAGCCGATAATCAAAAACCAAAGACTATGGAAACACCTTTTGTTTGGGAAGCAGCAAACTTATATTTTCTGTTAACGGATCGTTTTAATAATGGCGATAAAACTAACGATATTAACTACGGTCGCACTAAAGAAACAGGTATTTTACGCGGTTTTGAGGGTGGCGATTTAAAAGGAATCACTCAAAAAATTGAAGCTGGTTATTTTACCAATTTGGGTGTTAATGCGATTTGGATGTCACCAATTGTGGAGCAAATTCATGGTGCAACCAATGAAGGGACCGGAAATACTTACGGATATCATGGCTATTGGACAAAAGATTGGACTAATATCGATGCCAATTTGGGAACCAAAGCAGATCTTAAAAATCTAGTGGATGCAGCACATAAAAAAGGCATTCGTGTTTTATTGGACGCGGTAATTAACCACACGGGACCTGTTACAGAAAAAGATCCTGTTTGGCCAAGCGATTGGGTGAGGATAGGGCCACAATGTGACTATAAAAATTACGATAATACAGTAACGTGTACGTTAGTTAAAAATCTTCCAGATATAAAAACAGAAAGCAATGAGGCTGTCGCTTTGCCACCTGAATTAGTCAAAAAGTGGAAAGCAGAAGGGCGTTATGAGCAAGAGGTCGCAGAGTTAGATGCGTTTTTTAAAGCAACGGGTTACCCTCGCGCACCTCGTTTTTATATCATGAAATGGTTAAGCGATTACATCACAGATTTTGGAATTGATGGTTACAGAGTCGATACCGTAAAACACACCGAAGCTTATGTTTGGCAAGAGTTTAAGTCGGTTTGTGATAACGCTTTCGCGGAATTTAAGCAGAACAACCCAGATAAGGTTTTAGATGATAATGACTTTTATATGGTTGGAGAGGTTTACAACTACGGAATTTCGGCAGGAACAGCTTTTGATTTTGGAGATAAAAAAGTCAACTATTTTGACAAAGCATTTAATAGCTTAATCAATTTTGAATTTAAATGGGATGCTGCTCAAAAATCTTACGAAACACAATTTAAGGGCTATGGTAGTATTTTAAATAGCAACTTAAAAGGTTACGGTATTTTAAATTACTTAACCTCTCATGACGATGGGCAACCTTTTGATGCTAATAGAGAAAAACCATTTGAAACTGCAACCCGTTTATTACTTGCGCCAGGAACGTCTCAAATTTATTATGGAGATGAGTCTGCAAGAGATTTAACCATCGAAGGGACAATTGGTGATGCGACATTAAGAAGTAATATGAATTGGAACGAATTATCTCAAAAACAAGACATAGTAATCCATTGGCAAAAGCTTGGGCAATTTAGACGTAATCATCCAGCAGTAGGAGCAGGACAACATAAAATGATAAGTGAATTGCCTTATGTGTTTAGCAGAAGTTATAGTAAAAACGATTTTAAAGATGATGTTATTATTGGTTTAGACTTGCCTGAAGGCGAACAAACTATTACGGTGTCTTCTGTGTTTAAAAACGGAACGACAGTTAAAGATTTTTATTCGGGAGAAACATTTACAGTGGCTAACGGAACAATTACAATAGCAACAGATACAAACATCATTTTGTTAGAAAAAGCAAATAATTAA
- a CDS encoding TIM-barrel domain-containing protein: MKKIKYILLLFLITTVSIAQNSDRQFVDANLQSGNTFKVEVNDGVYFINFYNSEIIETTFIPKGEDVNSKSHAVIMQPKATHITIDEDDSQVSYKSEGISITIQKQPFQILYSYHDKPIISEKAGYVKNDSLETIQFNLKPDEVLYGGGARALGMNRRGNRLELYNKAHYGYEDRSELMNYTMPIVVSSNKYLIHFDNAPIGFLDLDSKKDNTLTYETISGRKTYQIVVGDSWLDLTKNYTKLTGTQPMPPRWALGNFSSRFGYHSQQEVEATVQKFREEEIPLDAIIIDIFWFGKTIQGTMGNLAFDRDSFPNPKQMIKGLKDNNVKTVLVTEPFILTTSKRWEEAVKADILAKDTLGNPFTFDFYFGNTGLIDIYNPKGKQWFQNIYKDLSDLGVSGVWGDLGEPEVHPKGLQHATGTADEMHNIYGHNWAELVQEMYSKNTPNTRPFILMRAGSSGSQRFGMIPWSGDVNRTWGGLQSQPEIALQMGLQGLAYMHSDLGGFAGNNLDDELYARWLQYGVFQPIYRPHAQEDVPAEPVFRSDKAKALAKEAIELRYKLLPYNYNLVFQNNQTGAPLMRALFFEEEDNTNLQTNASTYLWGNDFLVTPIVNPNQTEAEVYFPKKSNWFNYYTDQKVNGGQTLSVKTEENSIPTYVRGGAFIPTAKPMQSTAEYDGNRLELHYYFDASVSKSKRTLYNDDGVTNAAFEKGKYEILEFDSKTTKKALEFQFDAEVGSSYATSIKIMTVVIHNFPKDPKHIKFNRKKIDFNYNQTSKVLSFDVQWNTSEGSKTQIKY, encoded by the coding sequence ATGAAAAAAATTAAATACATACTACTTCTATTTTTAATAACTACAGTTTCTATTGCTCAGAATAGTGATAGGCAATTTGTAGATGCCAATCTTCAATCTGGTAATACCTTTAAAGTGGAAGTTAATGATGGTGTTTATTTCATTAATTTTTATAATTCAGAAATTATTGAAACGACTTTCATTCCAAAGGGTGAAGATGTAAACAGTAAATCGCATGCAGTAATCATGCAGCCTAAAGCAACACATATAACTATTGATGAGGATGACTCTCAGGTTAGTTATAAATCGGAAGGTATTTCAATAACCATTCAAAAACAACCGTTTCAAATTTTATATTCTTATCATGATAAACCTATCATTTCAGAAAAAGCGGGTTACGTCAAAAATGACAGTTTAGAAACGATTCAGTTTAACTTAAAACCAGACGAAGTATTATACGGTGGAGGCGCAAGAGCATTAGGCATGAACCGCAGAGGTAACCGTTTAGAGTTATACAACAAAGCACATTATGGTTATGAAGACCGTAGTGAATTAATGAATTACACGATGCCAATTGTGGTGTCTTCAAACAAATATTTAATTCATTTTGATAATGCGCCCATTGGCTTTTTAGATTTAGATTCTAAAAAAGATAATACCCTGACTTACGAAACCATTTCAGGTAGAAAAACTTATCAAATAGTGGTTGGTGATTCTTGGTTGGATCTAACCAAAAACTACACGAAATTAACAGGAACACAACCGATGCCACCAAGATGGGCTTTGGGTAATTTTTCTAGTCGCTTTGGTTATCATTCGCAACAAGAAGTCGAAGCAACGGTTCAAAAATTTAGAGAGGAGGAGATTCCGTTAGACGCTATAATTATTGACATTTTTTGGTTCGGGAAAACCATTCAAGGGACCATGGGGAATTTAGCGTTTGATCGCGATTCTTTTCCTAATCCAAAACAAATGATAAAAGGGCTAAAAGACAATAATGTAAAAACTGTTTTGGTTACAGAGCCTTTTATATTAACCACATCAAAACGTTGGGAAGAAGCAGTCAAAGCAGATATTTTAGCAAAAGATACGCTTGGAAACCCGTTTACATTCGATTTTTATTTTGGTAACACAGGACTGATAGATATTTATAATCCAAAAGGAAAACAATGGTTTCAAAACATATATAAAGACTTATCGGATTTAGGTGTCTCTGGTGTTTGGGGAGACTTGGGAGAACCCGAAGTGCATCCTAAAGGATTACAACACGCCACAGGAACAGCAGACGAAATGCATAATATTTACGGTCATAATTGGGCGGAATTAGTGCAAGAAATGTACAGCAAAAATACGCCCAACACAAGACCTTTTATTTTAATGCGTGCCGGAAGTTCGGGATCGCAACGTTTTGGAATGATTCCTTGGTCTGGAGATGTTAATCGTACATGGGGAGGATTACAATCTCAGCCAGAAATTGCACTACAAATGGGACTGCAAGGGTTGGCGTATATGCACAGTGATTTAGGGGGTTTTGCTGGTAATAATTTAGATGACGAGTTGTATGCACGTTGGTTACAATATGGTGTTTTTCAACCTATTTATAGACCGCATGCGCAAGAAGATGTGCCAGCAGAACCTGTGTTTAGAAGCGATAAAGCCAAAGCATTGGCAAAAGAAGCAATCGAATTACGTTATAAATTACTACCATATAATTACAATTTGGTGTTTCAAAATAACCAAACCGGAGCACCTTTAATGCGTGCCTTGTTTTTTGAAGAGGAAGACAATACAAATTTGCAAACCAATGCATCCACTTATCTTTGGGGTAATGATTTTTTAGTTACGCCAATTGTAAATCCTAATCAAACGGAAGCTGAGGTTTACTTTCCGAAAAAAAGTAATTGGTTTAATTATTACACAGACCAAAAGGTAAACGGAGGACAAACACTTTCCGTGAAAACGGAAGAAAATAGCATTCCGACATACGTTCGTGGTGGTGCCTTTATTCCGACTGCAAAACCAATGCAAAGTACAGCGGAGTATGACGGAAACAGATTGGAGTTGCATTACTATTTTGATGCATCGGTTTCAAAAAGTAAGCGCACACTTTATAATGATGATGGAGTAACTAATGCTGCTTTTGAAAAAGGGAAATACGAGATTTTAGAGTTTGATTCTAAAACCACAAAAAAAGCACTAGAGTTTCAGTTTGATGCGGAGGTTGGTTCTAGTTATGCAACTTCGATAAAAATAATGACGGTTGTAATTCATAATTTTCCAAAGGATCCAAAGCATATAAAATTCAACAGAAAAAAAATAGACTTTAATTATAATCAAACTAGTAAGGTTTTAAGTTTTGATGTGCAATGGAATACGTCAGAAGGCAGCAAAACACAAATAAAATATTAA
- a CDS encoding alpha/beta hydrolase, with translation MKKALVLLIFIGYFSCKTKPDQTSISNSNKDIETAHSVDAIEAIKLEKAILAGGALYRVNPFPSKYITPRPVDIWLPENYTTDKTYAVLYMHDGQNLFDATTTWNKQEWMVDEIATKLMSANVVKDFIVVGIHNIPDIRWQDLFPQKAFDYLSDTDKETVLSEAKKNNFSTNLNGDNYLKFLVEEVKPFIDATYSVNTDSSNTFVAGSSMGGLMAMYAISEYPDIFGGAAGLSTHWPGGEPKKDNPIAKAIFDYAKANAPNPKNHKLYFDFGTKTLDQFYPQYEATVNTIYKDKGYNASNFKNLKFEGTDHSELSWQKRFDIPLTFLLAK, from the coding sequence ATGAAAAAAGCACTAGTACTATTAATATTTATCGGTTACTTTTCGTGTAAAACGAAACCTGATCAGACTAGTATTTCAAATTCTAATAAAGATATAGAAACGGCGCATAGTGTTGATGCTATTGAAGCTATAAAACTTGAAAAAGCAATTTTAGCTGGCGGTGCATTATATCGGGTCAATCCATTTCCTTCAAAATATATTACACCAAGACCAGTTGATATTTGGTTGCCAGAAAATTATACAACAGACAAAACGTATGCAGTTTTATACATGCATGATGGTCAAAATTTATTTGATGCGACAACCACTTGGAATAAGCAAGAATGGATGGTGGATGAAATAGCGACTAAGCTAATGTCAGCAAACGTGGTTAAAGATTTTATCGTCGTTGGTATTCATAACATCCCGGATATCCGTTGGCAAGATTTATTTCCTCAAAAAGCATTCGATTATTTATCAGATACAGATAAGGAAACCGTCTTATCAGAAGCTAAGAAAAACAACTTTAGCACCAATTTAAATGGAGACAATTACCTCAAGTTTTTAGTAGAAGAGGTTAAACCGTTTATAGATGCCACTTATTCCGTTAACACCGACAGTTCAAATACATTTGTGGCGGGGTCTAGTATGGGCGGATTAATGGCTATGTATGCTATTTCAGAATATCCAGACATTTTTGGTGGGGCAGCAGGTTTGTCAACACATTGGCCAGGAGGAGAGCCAAAAAAAGATAATCCCATAGCGAAAGCTATTTTTGATTACGCTAAAGCGAATGCTCCAAACCCTAAAAACCATAAGTTGTATTTTGATTTTGGAACCAAGACATTAGATCAGTTTTATCCACAATACGAAGCAACAGTAAACACTATTTATAAAGATAAAGGGTATAACGCTTCAAATTTTAAAAATCTAAAATTTGAAGGTACGGATCATAGCGAGTTGTCTTGGCAAAAACGTTTTGATATTCCGTTAACTTTTTTACTTGCAAAATAA